A window of the Streptomyces sp. NBC_00454 genome harbors these coding sequences:
- a CDS encoding N-acetyltransferase yields the protein MDDSTDIRITTLAERPELTDALWGMADSWPAFSSQDSIAWLLYPRMVTELPEYVFVATDGATGEVVAKAFSVPFALHVAGRDGQLPAQGWDRVLMWAFSDLRRGTKPDTVSAIEISVRPDRQGQGLSGRMLTAMRENARAHGFTEVVAPVRPSGKPAEPDASIHEYAYRTREDGLPHDPWLRVHVRAGAVIDSVAPLSMTVTGSLAQWREWTGLPFDEAGPVRVPGALNPVHCDPQQGYAVYVEPNVWVRHGLAP from the coding sequence ATGGACGACAGCACGGACATCCGGATCACCACGCTCGCGGAGCGGCCCGAACTGACCGACGCCCTCTGGGGGATGGCGGACTCGTGGCCCGCCTTCTCCTCGCAGGACTCGATCGCCTGGCTGCTGTACCCGAGGATGGTGACGGAGCTCCCGGAGTACGTCTTCGTCGCGACCGACGGGGCCACCGGCGAGGTGGTCGCCAAGGCCTTCAGCGTGCCCTTCGCCCTCCATGTGGCGGGCCGGGACGGGCAGTTGCCGGCACAGGGCTGGGACCGGGTGCTGATGTGGGCCTTCTCGGACCTGCGGCGCGGAACCAAGCCCGACACGGTCAGCGCCATCGAGATCAGCGTCCGGCCGGACCGGCAGGGCCAGGGCCTGTCGGGGCGGATGCTCACCGCCATGCGGGAGAACGCCCGCGCGCACGGGTTCACGGAGGTCGTGGCCCCGGTCCGGCCCAGCGGGAAGCCCGCCGAGCCGGACGCCTCGATCCACGAGTACGCGTACCGCACCCGCGAGGACGGCCTGCCCCACGACCCGTGGCTACGGGTGCACGTGAGGGCGGGCGCCGTCATCGATTCGGTGGCCCCGCTGTCGATGACGGTCACCGGCTCGCTGGCGCAGTGGCGCGAGTGGACCGGCCTCCCCTTCGACGAGGCGGGCCCGGTCCGGGTACCCGGAGCCCTGAACCCGGTCCACTGCGATCCGCAGCAGGGCTACGCGGTCTACGTCGAGCCGAACGTCTGGGTCCGGCACGGGCTCGCGCCCTAG
- a CDS encoding histidine phosphatase family protein: protein MHVRVSLVAAARSSSLLAERFDDDRPIDVDGWRAVESAARGLVPLGSADLRYCSPTSRSRATGAALGYAPMAQPALRECDMGRWRGLTLAEVAAREPAAVDLWLADPRAAPHGGESLLAFIARIGGWLDSRPADDGGAIVAVAEPSVVRAALVYALNVPPSTYWSVDVRPLSTVTLAGWPRRWHLSLQAPV, encoded by the coding sequence ATGCATGTTCGGGTTTCGCTAGTCGCAGCAGCCCGTAGTAGCTCGCTGCTCGCAGAGCGCTTCGACGACGACCGCCCCATCGACGTGGACGGCTGGCGCGCGGTGGAGTCCGCCGCGCGTGGGCTCGTTCCGCTGGGATCGGCCGACCTCCGCTACTGTTCGCCGACCTCGCGCAGCCGGGCCACCGGCGCGGCCCTCGGGTACGCGCCGATGGCTCAGCCCGCGCTGCGCGAGTGCGACATGGGCCGCTGGCGGGGGCTGACCCTGGCGGAGGTGGCGGCCCGGGAGCCGGCCGCCGTGGACCTCTGGCTCGCGGACCCCCGGGCCGCTCCGCACGGCGGGGAGTCCCTGCTCGCCTTCATCGCCCGGATCGGCGGCTGGCTCGACAGCCGGCCGGCGGACGACGGGGGAGCGATCGTGGCGGTGGCGGAGCCCTCGGTGGTCCGGGCCGCGCTCGTCTACGCCCTGAACGTGCCCCCGTCGACCTACTGGAGCGTGGACGTCCGGCCCCTGTCCACGGTCACGCTGGCGGGCTGGCCGCGGCGCTGGCACCTCTCCCTCCAGGCGCCGGTGTAG
- a CDS encoding PLP-dependent aminotransferase family protein, whose protein sequence is MYERSSVAELAESLRSELNRYPLGGKLPSSRALVESYRVSPVTVTRALAQLAAEGLVVTRPGAGAFRAQPRTQAPVPGDTSWQAVALSAEGAGEVVPRSVDASGVLATLTVPPTGVIELNGGYLHPTLQPERAMAAALARAGRRPGVWGRPPVEGLAELRDWFAREIGGPAGTVGAADVLVTAGGQSALTTALRALAPPGAPILVESPTYPGLLAIARSSGCRPVPVPMDADGVRPELLAAAFEATGARVFVCQPLFQNPTGAVLSDERRAEVLRIARAAGAFVVEDDYARSLVHEDSGPLPATLASEDTDGVVVHVRSLTKITSPSLRVGALTARGPVRDRLRAIQVVDSFFVPRPLQEAALELVGAPAWPRHLKALAEELRHRRDTLLGALRRELPEVEVPHPPRGGYQMWARTGGGLDDVAFTAAALRAGVQVAPGRPFFCAEPPAPYVRMSFAGVSGAGELTEAVRRLRSGLGPDA, encoded by the coding sequence ATGTACGAGCGTAGCAGTGTGGCGGAGCTGGCGGAATCCCTGCGGTCGGAGCTGAACCGCTACCCGTTGGGTGGAAAGCTCCCGTCCAGCCGGGCCCTTGTCGAGAGCTATCGCGTCAGTCCCGTCACCGTGACCCGGGCCCTGGCGCAGCTCGCCGCCGAGGGCCTCGTGGTCACCCGTCCCGGAGCCGGCGCCTTCCGCGCGCAGCCCCGTACGCAGGCGCCCGTGCCCGGGGACACTTCCTGGCAGGCCGTCGCGCTGAGCGCCGAGGGCGCGGGCGAAGTGGTCCCGCGCTCCGTCGACGCCTCCGGGGTGCTCGCCACCCTGACCGTGCCGCCGACCGGGGTCATCGAGCTCAACGGCGGCTACCTGCACCCCACCCTCCAGCCCGAGCGGGCCATGGCCGCCGCCCTCGCCCGCGCCGGACGGCGGCCCGGCGTGTGGGGGAGGCCTCCCGTGGAGGGGCTGGCGGAGCTGAGGGACTGGTTCGCGCGGGAGATCGGCGGACCGGCCGGGACCGTCGGCGCTGCGGACGTCCTGGTCACCGCGGGCGGGCAGAGCGCGCTGACCACCGCCCTGCGGGCGCTCGCCCCGCCCGGGGCGCCGATCCTCGTCGAATCCCCGACCTATCCGGGGCTGCTGGCCATCGCCCGGTCCTCCGGGTGCCGGCCCGTGCCGGTCCCGATGGACGCGGACGGGGTCCGGCCGGAGCTGCTGGCCGCCGCCTTCGAGGCGACGGGGGCGCGGGTGTTCGTATGCCAGCCGCTGTTCCAGAACCCGACCGGGGCGGTGCTGTCCGACGAGCGGCGCGCCGAGGTGCTGCGGATCGCGCGCGCCGCCGGGGCGTTCGTGGTGGAGGACGACTACGCGCGCTCCCTGGTCCACGAGGACTCAGGCCCGCTGCCCGCGACCCTGGCCTCCGAGGACACCGACGGGGTGGTCGTGCACGTCCGCTCGCTGACCAAGATCACCTCACCCAGCCTGCGGGTGGGCGCCCTGACCGCCCGCGGCCCGGTACGGGACCGGCTGCGCGCGATCCAGGTCGTGGACAGCTTCTTCGTGCCCCGGCCGCTCCAGGAAGCCGCCCTGGAACTGGTCGGCGCGCCCGCCTGGCCCCGCCACCTCAAGGCCCTGGCCGAGGAGTTGCGCCACCGGCGGGACACCCTGCTGGGGGCTCTGCGCCGGGAGCTGCCGGAGGTGGAGGTGCCCCACCCGCCGCGCGGGGGCTATCAGATGTGGGCCAGGACGGGCGGGGGCCTGGACGACGTCGCCTTCACGGCGGCCGCGCTGCGCGCCGGGGTGCAGGTCGCGCCCGGGCGGCCCTTCTTCTGCGCGGAACCGCCCGCTCCGTACGTCCGGATGAGCTTCGCCGGGGTGTCCGGCGCGGGCGAACTGACCGAGGCGGTCAGGCGGCTGCGGTCGGGGCTCGGTCCGGACGCTTGA